A genome region from Nocardiopsis exhalans includes the following:
- a CDS encoding AAA family ATPase yields MTERYTEPLSVRLRGRDAEQRILAEALGDARSGRGASVLLTGGPGRGKTTLLEHTRNTAGGFTVLHMAGVTDEADFPLSGLQRLLRPVEPVLDRLPEPRRELLCAALTRGGVAETDRFAFYTSLLDFLSEVSAEQPLLLCVDDADLLDDASLAALAFAARRLTGTRVVAVFAAGEGPGSALVPGVAEQVLAPLEDRAIHDILTDRAPAHLSSSVRAALVRAAHGNPAAVLGFLAALTTEQVQGDQALPEPLPLAGRLRAAQLAPYQELPERTRQILLLGALAAEPRVHLLLDAADGPHLSVTELEPAEERGLVRVDGDTLVFVDPLLREAVAQGTPAGRLREAHRALAAVTDREYAPVEFARHTACGADVPDADLADQVAAAARRAKRLEGPMPASFTNERAAALTPDPDERTCRLATASFESYLAGDSARAARLLSQARPLAVSDRRRAIVDLIEAEFDMRDSNAIDAAERLYAVGSDLVPHDRDLALRALVRSADSASYAGDPVRHAKAAELAVPLVRPDDPAPMRLAAAYLEGCTISFRGDYANSTPLLREAVRLSHEMTAPSEMVWAGISGLRLGDAPFVRNVTSRAVEAARSRGEHAFVPSALAFLVFSEFWSGRFPSAAGTALAGLRTSRESGQSIWATQHLASRAMIAAIQGDVDTCRIRARAVTAQAGENSLGLPSALAAWALAVLDLSRGNAAEAFFRLRSLVHAGPGHGHPTMRLLTAPHFVEAAVRTGETEWARTSQAGYRRWAEAVESPSALALAARGDGLLAAGEEAADHFEIALAQHRACGDDDVEQARTQLLFGAHLRRDRLPGRAREHLYNALETFERFGARLWVRQTRAELRAIGTADRGPETPSTGELTAQQQQIARLVAEGATNREVAAHMFISPRTVEHHLRGIFRKLNIRSRVDLARLLN; encoded by the coding sequence GTGACAGAACGGTACACGGAGCCCCTGAGCGTACGCCTCCGGGGCCGGGACGCTGAGCAGCGGATCCTCGCCGAGGCCTTGGGCGACGCGAGGTCCGGGCGAGGCGCGTCCGTGCTCCTCACGGGCGGCCCCGGCCGAGGAAAGACCACCCTTCTCGAACACACCCGTAACACCGCAGGTGGATTCACCGTCCTGCACATGGCCGGGGTCACCGACGAGGCCGACTTCCCCCTCTCCGGACTCCAGCGCCTCCTCCGGCCGGTGGAACCTGTCCTGGACCGGCTTCCCGAACCCCGGCGCGAGCTGCTGTGCGCGGCCCTCACCCGGGGCGGCGTCGCCGAGACCGACCGCTTCGCGTTCTACACCTCTCTTCTCGACTTCCTCTCCGAAGTCAGCGCCGAGCAGCCCCTCCTGCTGTGCGTGGACGACGCCGACCTCCTCGACGATGCCTCCCTCGCCGCCCTGGCCTTCGCCGCCCGCCGCCTCACCGGAACCCGGGTCGTCGCGGTGTTCGCCGCGGGGGAGGGCCCCGGATCCGCTCTGGTTCCGGGGGTTGCCGAGCAGGTCCTCGCCCCGTTGGAGGACCGCGCGATCCACGACATCCTCACCGACCGCGCCCCCGCCCACCTGTCCTCCTCGGTCCGCGCCGCCCTGGTCCGCGCAGCCCACGGCAACCCGGCCGCCGTCCTCGGCTTTCTCGCGGCCCTGACCACGGAGCAGGTCCAGGGCGACCAGGCCCTTCCTGAACCCCTGCCCCTGGCCGGGCGTCTGCGGGCGGCCCAGCTCGCCCCTTACCAGGAGCTTCCCGAGCGGACCCGGCAGATCCTGCTGCTCGGTGCGCTGGCTGCCGAGCCCCGCGTCCACCTGCTGCTCGACGCCGCCGACGGCCCGCACCTGTCCGTGACGGAACTGGAACCCGCCGAGGAGCGCGGCCTGGTGCGCGTGGACGGCGACACCCTGGTCTTCGTTGATCCCCTGCTGCGTGAGGCTGTCGCCCAGGGCACCCCCGCCGGGCGTCTGCGCGAGGCCCACCGGGCCCTGGCCGCGGTGACCGACCGCGAGTACGCCCCGGTCGAGTTCGCCCGGCACACCGCCTGCGGGGCCGACGTCCCCGACGCCGACCTCGCCGATCAGGTCGCGGCCGCGGCCAGGCGGGCCAAGCGCCTGGAGGGCCCGATGCCGGCCTCGTTCACCAACGAGCGCGCCGCCGCCCTCACCCCCGACCCCGACGAACGCACCTGCCGCCTGGCCACCGCCTCCTTCGAGTCCTACCTCGCCGGGGACTCCGCGCGCGCCGCCCGCCTGCTGAGCCAGGCCCGGCCGCTCGCGGTGTCGGACCGGCGCCGGGCCATCGTCGACCTCATCGAGGCCGAGTTCGACATGCGCGACTCCAACGCGATCGACGCCGCCGAACGCCTGTACGCGGTGGGCAGCGACCTCGTCCCGCACGACCGCGACCTGGCCCTGCGCGCGCTGGTCCGCTCTGCCGACAGTGCTTCCTACGCCGGTGACCCGGTCCGCCACGCCAAGGCCGCCGAACTCGCCGTGCCCCTGGTCCGCCCGGACGACCCGGCCCCGATGCGGCTGGCCGCCGCCTACCTGGAGGGGTGCACGATCTCCTTCCGGGGCGACTACGCGAACTCCACCCCGCTGCTGCGCGAGGCAGTCCGGCTCTCGCATGAGATGACCGCGCCCTCGGAGATGGTGTGGGCGGGCATCTCCGGCCTGCGCCTGGGTGACGCACCCTTCGTCCGCAACGTCACCTCCCGCGCGGTGGAGGCGGCCCGTTCCCGAGGTGAGCACGCGTTCGTCCCCTCGGCCCTGGCCTTCCTGGTCTTCTCCGAGTTCTGGAGCGGTCGCTTCCCGTCCGCGGCCGGGACCGCCCTGGCCGGACTGCGCACCTCCCGCGAATCCGGGCAGTCCATCTGGGCGACCCAGCACCTGGCCTCGCGCGCGATGATCGCCGCCATCCAGGGCGACGTCGACACCTGTCGGATCCGGGCGCGGGCGGTCACCGCCCAGGCCGGGGAGAACAGCCTCGGCCTGCCCTCGGCGCTGGCCGCCTGGGCCCTGGCCGTCCTGGACCTGTCCCGGGGCAACGCCGCGGAGGCGTTCTTCCGGCTGCGCTCCCTGGTACACGCCGGACCCGGGCACGGGCACCCCACCATGCGCCTGCTCACCGCGCCGCACTTCGTGGAGGCGGCCGTCCGTACCGGTGAGACCGAATGGGCGCGCACCTCCCAGGCCGGCTACCGGCGCTGGGCCGAGGCCGTGGAGAGCCCGAGCGCGCTGGCCCTGGCCGCGCGCGGGGACGGCCTGCTCGCCGCGGGCGAGGAGGCGGCCGACCACTTCGAGATCGCGCTGGCCCAGCACCGGGCCTGCGGGGACGACGACGTCGAACAGGCACGCACCCAGTTGCTCTTCGGCGCCCACCTGCGCAGGGACCGCCTACCCGGCCGGGCCCGCGAGCACCTGTACAACGCGCTGGAGACCTTCGAGCGCTTCGGCGCCCGGTTGTGGGTCCGACAGACCCGCGCCGAACTGCGCGCCATCGGGACCGCCGACCGCGGTCCCGAGACCCCCTCCACCGGCGAGCTGACCGCCCAACAGCAGCAGATCGCCCGGCTGGTGGCGGAGGGCGCGACCAACCGCGAGGTGGCCGCGCACATGTTCATCAGCCCGCGCACCGTGGAGCACCATCTGCGGGGCATCTTCCGCAAGCTCAACATCAGGTCCCGGGTGGACCTGGCACGCCTACTCAACTGA
- a CDS encoding ABC transporter ATP-binding protein, with translation MTTTAPEHLLRADGVTVRFGGLTALDDVGLQVEPGSVVGLIGPNGAGKTTLFNVLSGVLRPTKGEISWKGAPPPGKRTHHLAKAGIARTFQGLNLFPMMPVIWNVMVGADRTAKGGAFSLISGFGRHHRDEQELKERAMATLMRFGIAEYALRLPGTLPYGVQKQVALARACVSEPELLLLDEPASGLSGQQMDTLADQIRGFSQHMAVVLVEHHMDLVMKVCDHIVVLNFGKVIASGTPEEIQADPAVTQAYLGTPADEGPSDGSPAVVDPSLGNGNGNGNGALR, from the coding sequence ATGACAACGACCGCACCGGAACATCTCCTGAGAGCGGACGGGGTGACCGTGCGCTTCGGAGGGCTCACCGCGCTCGACGACGTCGGACTCCAGGTCGAGCCGGGCTCCGTCGTCGGCCTCATCGGTCCCAACGGAGCGGGCAAGACCACCCTCTTCAACGTCCTGTCCGGGGTGCTGCGCCCCACGAAGGGAGAGATCTCCTGGAAGGGCGCGCCGCCACCCGGCAAGCGCACCCACCACCTGGCCAAGGCCGGGATCGCCCGTACCTTCCAGGGCCTCAACCTCTTCCCGATGATGCCGGTCATCTGGAACGTCATGGTCGGTGCCGACCGCACCGCCAAAGGCGGAGCGTTCTCGCTGATCAGCGGGTTCGGGCGGCACCACCGCGACGAGCAGGAGCTCAAGGAGCGGGCCATGGCCACCCTGATGCGCTTCGGCATCGCCGAGTACGCCCTCCGACTGCCCGGCACCCTGCCCTACGGCGTGCAGAAACAGGTCGCCCTCGCCCGCGCCTGCGTCAGCGAACCGGAACTCCTCCTCCTGGACGAACCCGCCAGCGGGCTCTCCGGCCAGCAGATGGACACGCTCGCCGACCAGATCCGCGGCTTCAGCCAGCACATGGCGGTCGTCCTGGTCGAACACCACATGGACCTGGTCATGAAGGTCTGCGACCACATCGTGGTCCTCAACTTCGGCAAGGTCATCGCCTCCGGGACCCCCGAGGAGATCCAGGCCGACCCCGCCGTCACCCAGGCCTACCTGGGCACACCCGCCGACGAAGGTCCCTCGGACGGCAGCCCCGCCGTCGTCGACCCCTCGCTCGGCAACGGCAACGGCAACGGGAACGGAGCCCTCCGATGA
- a CDS encoding ABC transporter ATP-binding protein yields MTAESLLSVQGLSASYGAVRALDGVSLDIPERGLCAVLGANGAGKTTLLRTLTGLHRASAGKVLFAGEDITRLPTEKVITRGLAHVPEGGGVIVELTVEENLRLGALWRSDRRDRTTFDEVMDLFPPLVERRNKTASTLSGGERQMLAIGRALMARPKALLLDEPSLGLAPLVTKQIFTLLRDLRDRTGLTVVLVEQNAAGALSVTDHGYVLNQGSVAAEGPSDGLLADDRTRHAYLGF; encoded by the coding sequence CTGACCGCCGAGTCCCTCCTCAGCGTCCAGGGCCTCAGCGCCTCCTACGGAGCCGTCCGAGCCCTCGACGGCGTCAGCCTGGACATCCCCGAACGCGGGCTGTGCGCCGTCCTGGGCGCCAACGGCGCGGGCAAGACCACCCTGCTGCGCACCCTCACCGGACTGCACCGCGCCTCCGCGGGCAAGGTCCTGTTCGCGGGCGAGGACATCACCCGCCTGCCCACCGAGAAGGTCATCACCCGAGGCCTGGCGCACGTCCCCGAGGGCGGCGGCGTGATCGTCGAACTCACCGTGGAGGAGAACCTGCGCCTGGGCGCCCTGTGGCGCTCCGACCGGCGCGACCGCACCACGTTCGACGAGGTCATGGACTTGTTCCCGCCCCTGGTGGAACGCCGGAACAAGACCGCCAGCACCCTTTCGGGCGGTGAGCGCCAGATGCTCGCCATCGGCCGCGCGCTCATGGCCCGGCCCAAGGCGCTGCTCCTCGACGAACCCTCACTGGGCCTCGCGCCCCTGGTCACCAAGCAGATCTTCACCCTGCTCCGCGACCTGCGCGACCGCACCGGGCTCACCGTCGTCCTCGTCGAGCAGAACGCCGCCGGGGCCCTGTCCGTCACTGACCACGGCTACGTCCTCAACCAGGGGAGTGTCGCCGCGGAGGGCCCCTCCGACGGACTCCTGGCCGACGACCGCACGCGCCACGCCTACCTCGGCTTCTGA
- a CDS encoding branched-chain amino acid ABC transporter permease, with the protein MNYFITLTLNGLASGAAYAALALSLVIIYQATRLVNFAQPALALLSVYTAYTVTQLTGSYWIGFAAALTAGLLVGAFVERVIVRPIARTSQLNAIIVTLGILLVVQGGVGMIWGNEQHGFRYAFSYVGRFAPSDVFALASVGVVALLLFALYRFTPLGLRMRAAAFRPEAARLSGVKVGLMLTAGWGIASLIGALAGMLAGPPFISPNVFDVVFVFGITAAVVGGLDNPFGAVIGGLLIGLGMSYVSGYVGPELATLAALAIVVIVLSVRPDGILSRPTARKV; encoded by the coding sequence ATGAACTACTTCATCACCCTGACCCTCAACGGGCTGGCGTCCGGGGCGGCCTACGCGGCGCTGGCGCTGTCCCTGGTCATCATCTACCAGGCCACCCGGCTGGTGAACTTCGCCCAGCCCGCCCTCGCGCTGCTGTCGGTCTACACCGCCTACACGGTCACCCAGCTCACCGGCTCCTACTGGATCGGATTCGCCGCCGCCCTCACCGCCGGTCTGCTGGTCGGCGCCTTCGTGGAACGCGTGATCGTCCGGCCCATCGCCCGCACCTCCCAGCTCAACGCCATCATCGTCACCCTCGGCATCCTGCTGGTGGTCCAGGGCGGGGTCGGCATGATCTGGGGCAACGAGCAGCACGGCTTCCGGTACGCGTTCAGCTACGTGGGCCGCTTCGCGCCCTCTGACGTGTTCGCACTGGCCTCCGTGGGCGTGGTCGCCCTCCTGCTGTTCGCCCTGTACCGGTTCACCCCGCTCGGCCTGCGGATGCGCGCCGCCGCCTTCCGCCCCGAGGCCGCTCGCCTCAGCGGTGTGAAGGTCGGCCTGATGCTCACCGCGGGCTGGGGCATCGCCTCCCTCATCGGCGCGCTGGCGGGCATGCTCGCCGGTCCGCCGTTCATCTCCCCGAACGTCTTCGATGTCGTGTTCGTCTTCGGGATCACCGCGGCGGTCGTCGGCGGCCTGGACAACCCCTTCGGGGCCGTCATCGGTGGCCTGCTCATCGGACTCGGCATGTCCTACGTGTCCGGGTACGTCGGCCCCGAACTGGCGACCCTGGCCGCCCTGGCCATCGTCGTCATCGTCCTGAGCGTGCGCCCCGACGGCATCCTGTCCCGACCGACCGCGCGAAAGGTGTAG
- a CDS encoding branched-chain amino acid ABC transporter permease: MTSPTTEREERSTSSGSGTVPPGLPRTSRWGSLPLPARHLLLAALGLAAVTGLLFATGDLTALRVAAVGYTMLAIAGLQLLVGGSGQVSLGHGAFMMIGAYTMALLVLHQPMLPLAANLLLIVAVSIAAGVVVGAATARLHGPYLAGATLILAVGLPGLAHRYHDVFGGSNGLNIRTAGAPPFLDGIISTSEWRALVVWTTVVIGLAALATISAGRLGRRMRAIRDDETAAAMAGIPVGKTKVVAFVIASTAGGLAGGLQAYVLGTVTPSSFTLVLSLTLLAALVLGGIGSLWGALWASIAIVYLEIWARDLARAMDLTRNAENNLPVVFFGIVLILVLRFWPLGVHGALQSLRARLRARNSNSS, encoded by the coding sequence ATGACCTCGCCCACCACCGAGCGCGAAGAGCGCTCGACCAGCTCCGGCTCCGGAACGGTTCCGCCCGGGCTGCCCCGCACCTCCCGGTGGGGCTCGCTGCCGCTGCCCGCCCGGCACCTGCTGCTGGCCGCGCTCGGGCTGGCCGCCGTCACCGGTCTGCTGTTCGCCACCGGGGATCTCACCGCCCTACGCGTCGCCGCCGTCGGCTACACCATGCTCGCCATCGCGGGACTGCAACTGCTGGTCGGCGGCTCCGGCCAGGTCTCCCTGGGCCACGGCGCGTTCATGATGATCGGCGCCTACACGATGGCGCTGCTCGTCCTGCACCAACCGATGCTGCCGCTGGCCGCCAACCTCCTCCTCATCGTCGCGGTCTCGATCGCGGCGGGCGTCGTGGTCGGCGCCGCCACCGCGCGCCTGCACGGCCCCTACCTGGCCGGTGCCACACTCATCCTCGCGGTCGGCCTGCCCGGGCTCGCGCACCGCTACCACGACGTCTTCGGCGGCAGCAACGGACTGAACATCCGCACCGCCGGGGCCCCGCCCTTCCTCGACGGCATCATCTCCACCAGCGAGTGGCGGGCCCTGGTCGTGTGGACCACGGTGGTCATCGGTCTGGCCGCGCTCGCCACGATCTCCGCCGGACGGCTGGGCCGCCGCATGCGCGCCATCCGCGACGACGAGACCGCCGCCGCCATGGCCGGCATCCCCGTCGGCAAGACCAAGGTGGTCGCCTTCGTGATCGCCTCCACCGCGGGCGGCCTGGCCGGCGGCCTCCAGGCGTACGTGCTCGGCACCGTCACCCCCAGCAGTTTCACCCTGGTGCTCTCGCTGACCCTGCTCGCCGCCCTGGTCCTCGGCGGCATCGGCAGCCTGTGGGGTGCCCTGTGGGCCTCGATCGCCATCGTCTACCTGGAGATCTGGGCCAGGGACCTGGCCCGGGCCATGGACCTGACCCGCAACGCCGAGAACAACCTGCCGGTCGTGTTCTTCGGCATCGTCCTCATCCTCGTTCTGCGCTTTTGGCCCCTCGGGGTCCACGGCGCGCTCCAAAGCCTCAGAGCCCGGCTCCGAGCCCGCAACAGCAACTCCTCTTAA
- a CDS encoding ABC transporter substrate-binding protein: protein MRKRSGTRAALASALALAMLATACSGAGEVGESADVDLDVAPGVTDDAVVIGSHQPLTGPAAPGYLAVSQGAAAVFEYVNAQGGVNGRQIDYRVEDDKYDPSETIDVTRQLVIEDEIFAMVGGLGTPTHSGVLDYLNEEGVPDIFPSSGALAWNNTEEHPLTYGWQTDYTKEAKIQGEYIAENFPGQDVGYLYQNDDIGVDSQAGLDQYLGDEVVARQHYESEVPDLSSQMAEMENSGAEVIVCSCIPAFVALAMLEAAGMGYEPQWVVSSIGGDTATLQALLSTFTEGTDAEDVPADAFLADTIITSYMPRVEDEDDDWAQFFLAVYDEYGDGGPPTNTHVFGMTQAVMFAQVLKSAGEDLTRQSLIDALETQEWQGPGYTPFASSDGDHGGHEGVYVVQYQSGGDIEMVQEARVTDREGGPIEEVDFERLSPEDLPFHD, encoded by the coding sequence ATGCGAAAGCGAAGTGGAACCCGAGCCGCCCTGGCTTCGGCCCTTGCCCTGGCCATGCTGGCCACCGCCTGCTCCGGAGCGGGCGAGGTGGGCGAGAGCGCCGACGTCGACCTGGACGTCGCTCCCGGTGTCACCGACGACGCCGTCGTCATCGGCTCCCACCAGCCCCTCACCGGCCCCGCAGCGCCCGGATACCTGGCCGTCTCCCAGGGCGCGGCGGCCGTGTTCGAGTACGTCAACGCCCAGGGCGGCGTGAACGGCAGGCAGATCGACTACCGCGTCGAGGACGACAAGTACGACCCCTCCGAGACCATCGACGTCACGCGTCAGCTGGTCATCGAGGACGAGATCTTCGCGATGGTCGGCGGTCTGGGCACCCCCACGCACAGTGGTGTGCTCGACTACCTCAACGAGGAGGGCGTCCCGGACATCTTCCCGTCCTCCGGCGCCCTGGCCTGGAACAACACCGAGGAGCACCCGCTCACCTACGGCTGGCAGACCGACTACACCAAGGAAGCCAAGATCCAGGGCGAGTACATCGCCGAGAACTTCCCCGGCCAGGACGTCGGTTACCTCTACCAGAACGACGACATCGGCGTGGACTCCCAGGCCGGGCTCGACCAGTACCTCGGCGACGAGGTCGTCGCCCGGCAGCACTACGAGTCCGAGGTCCCCGACCTCAGCTCGCAGATGGCCGAGATGGAGAACTCCGGGGCCGAGGTGATCGTCTGCTCCTGCATCCCCGCCTTCGTCGCGCTCGCCATGCTCGAGGCCGCCGGAATGGGCTACGAGCCGCAGTGGGTGGTCTCCAGCATCGGCGGTGACACCGCCACGCTCCAGGCGCTGCTCTCGACGTTCACCGAGGGCACCGACGCCGAGGACGTGCCGGCCGACGCCTTCCTGGCCGACACGATCATCACCAGCTACATGCCGCGCGTGGAGGACGAGGACGACGACTGGGCGCAGTTCTTCCTGGCCGTCTACGACGAGTACGGCGACGGTGGGCCTCCCACCAACACGCACGTGTTCGGCATGACCCAGGCCGTCATGTTCGCCCAGGTGCTCAAGTCCGCGGGCGAGGACCTCACCCGCCAGTCGCTGATCGACGCCCTGGAGACGCAGGAGTGGCAGGGCCCCGGTTACACGCCCTTCGCCTCCAGCGACGGTGACCACGGTGGTCACGAGGGTGTCTACGTCGTCCAGTACCAGTCGGGCGGCGACATCGAGATGGTCCAGGAGGCCCGGGTGACCGACCGCGAGGGCGGCCCCATCGAGGAGGTCGACTTCGAGCGGCTCTCCCCGGAGGACCTGCCCTTCCACGACTAA
- a CDS encoding dienelactone hydrolase family protein, giving the protein MRTLNPPSPTPAKAPRKRSWLTAIAAKSALVVGLSLFGAGAVMAPAQAANPHERGPDPTERSVTALRGHLDTDTTRVSSLVSGFGGGTIYHPTDTSEGTYGGVVIAPGYTASSSSMSWYGHRIASQGFVVFTIDTITRYDQPNSRGRQLDSALDYLVDRSAVRDMVDGDRLAVMGHSMGGGGTLAVADDRPELRAAIPLTPWHTQKRWGSVQTPTLIIGAQNDVTASVRSHSIPMYESLDSSLDAAYLELRGASHFAPNVSNTTIAKYSISWLKRFVDDDVRYDQFLCPPPRTGIGTDFSDYRDTCPHGS; this is encoded by the coding sequence GTGCGAACATTGAATCCCCCTTCCCCCACTCCGGCGAAGGCCCCGAGGAAACGCTCCTGGCTGACCGCGATCGCCGCGAAGTCCGCACTCGTCGTCGGTCTCTCCCTGTTCGGCGCCGGCGCCGTTATGGCGCCCGCCCAGGCCGCCAACCCCCACGAGCGGGGCCCCGACCCGACGGAGCGGAGCGTCACCGCGCTGCGCGGCCACCTGGACACCGACACGACCCGCGTCTCGTCCCTGGTGAGCGGGTTCGGCGGCGGCACCATCTACCACCCCACCGACACCAGCGAGGGCACCTACGGCGGCGTGGTGATCGCGCCCGGTTACACCGCGAGCTCGTCCTCCATGTCCTGGTACGGACACCGCATCGCCTCCCAGGGCTTCGTGGTGTTCACGATCGACACCATCACGCGGTACGACCAGCCCAACAGCCGCGGCCGACAGCTGGACAGCGCGCTGGACTACCTGGTCGACCGCAGTGCCGTCAGGGACATGGTGGACGGCGACCGCCTGGCGGTCATGGGCCACTCCATGGGCGGCGGCGGCACCCTCGCGGTGGCCGACGACCGGCCGGAACTGCGCGCGGCGATCCCGCTGACGCCCTGGCACACCCAGAAGAGGTGGGGGAGCGTGCAGACCCCCACTCTGATCATCGGCGCCCAGAACGACGTCACCGCGTCGGTCCGCTCGCACTCCATCCCGATGTACGAGAGCCTTGACAGCTCCCTGGACGCCGCTTACCTGGAGCTGCGCGGTGCGAGCCACTTCGCGCCGAACGTCTCCAACACGACCATCGCGAAGTACAGCATCTCCTGGCTGAAGCGGTTCGTGGACGACGACGTCCGTTACGACCAGTTCCTCTGCCCGCCGCCCCGCACCGGCATCGGCACGGACTTCTCCGACTACCGGGACACCTGCCCGCACGGCAGCTGA